A single Thiohalobacter thiocyanaticus DNA region contains:
- a CDS encoding thioredoxin family protein, which translates to MKQAFKFITGGLLLLWLLGQAAAGAGTRPEVQQVQSLEQATREAAERGLPLLLAFSSHHCTYCEQVEQDFLVPMLISGDYEDRVLIRKLNIDAGVMVEDLQGEIRPARRIADEYGVDMTPTLLFLGPGGEELAKRIVGLLTPDFYGGYIDRGIDTANAALDQ; encoded by the coding sequence GTGAAACAGGCTTTCAAGTTTATCACGGGCGGGCTGCTGCTGCTCTGGCTGCTGGGCCAGGCCGCCGCCGGCGCCGGAACCCGACCGGAGGTCCAGCAGGTGCAGAGCCTGGAGCAGGCCACCCGGGAAGCGGCCGAGCGCGGCCTGCCGCTGCTGCTGGCCTTCAGCAGCCATCACTGCACCTATTGCGAACAGGTCGAGCAGGACTTCCTGGTCCCGATGCTGATCAGCGGCGATTACGAGGATCGGGTACTGATCCGCAAGCTCAATATCGACGCCGGCGTCATGGTTGAGGACCTGCAGGGTGAGATCCGCCCGGCGCGGCGCATCGCCGACGAATACGGCGTCGACATGACCCCCACCCTGCTGTTTCTGGGCCCCGGTGGCGAGGAACTGGCCAAGCGCATCGTCGGACTGCTGACCCCGGACTTCTACGGCGGCTATATCGACCGCGGCATCGACACGGCCAACGCGGCGCTGGATCAGTAA
- a CDS encoding LytR/AlgR family response regulator transcription factor translates to MKVLVVDDEALARERLISMLAGVPDIEITGEAATGREAIEQVAANRPDVVLLDIRMPEMDGLEAARHLAGLSEPPAVIFTTAYGDHALEAFEACAVDYLLKPIRNERLMAALANACRLNRAQAARIGDLPETRRRSHLCLPVRGGLQLVPVADIRYFQADNKYVTVRTGEGEFLIEEALKALEEEFGGDFIRIHRNALVARRHLSALERDAEGRLCAVLRGVDARLEVSRRQQPEVRRLLKGA, encoded by the coding sequence ATGAAGGTGCTGGTGGTCGACGACGAGGCGCTGGCGCGGGAGCGGCTGATCTCCATGCTGGCCGGTGTGCCCGACATCGAGATCACCGGCGAGGCGGCCACCGGGCGCGAGGCCATCGAGCAGGTGGCGGCAAACCGTCCCGACGTGGTGCTGCTGGATATCCGCATGCCGGAGATGGACGGACTGGAGGCAGCTAGGCACCTGGCCGGGCTGAGCGAGCCGCCGGCGGTGATCTTCACCACCGCCTATGGCGATCATGCCCTGGAGGCCTTCGAGGCCTGTGCCGTGGATTACCTGCTCAAGCCCATCCGCAATGAGCGCCTGATGGCGGCCCTGGCCAATGCCTGCCGGCTCAACAGGGCCCAGGCCGCACGCATCGGGGATCTGCCCGAGACCCGTCGGCGCAGTCACCTGTGCCTGCCGGTGCGCGGCGGCCTGCAGCTGGTGCCGGTGGCCGACATCCGCTATTTCCAGGCCGACAACAAGTACGTCACCGTGCGTACCGGCGAGGGCGAGTTCCTGATCGAGGAAGCGCTCAAAGCGCTGGAAGAGGAGTTCGGCGGGGACTTCATCCGCATTCACCGCAACGCCCTGGTGGCGCGGCGTCATCTCAGTGCGCTGGAGCGTGACGCCGAGGGTCGGCTGTGCGCCGTGCTGCGCGGGGTGGATGCGCGCCTGGAGGTCAGCCGCCGGCAGCAGCCCGAAGTGCGGCGGTTGTTGAAGGGGGCGTGA
- a CDS encoding uroporphyrinogen-III synthase, translated as MDTAPALAGWRVLVTRPEAQAGPLCERLAAAGAEPVPFPVMEIRFLNGVRWPAPLDSFDYALFVSVNAVTAFRAQAAGAGWPAGVKTLAIGRQTAAAMTAAGIPVSLAAPSPFTSEALLALPDLQRLADCSIVILRGRGGRELIRDTLCQRGARVEALELYERRLPEADSAALLQRWHSGGIDAVLVTSNAILDNLLELLGEAGRELLRRTPLIVPSERTRAYASRQGCEQVRVADNATDAAMVAALARLAADRASAHHPSGS; from the coding sequence ATGGACACAGCCCCCGCCCTGGCAGGCTGGCGGGTCCTGGTCACCCGCCCCGAGGCCCAGGCCGGCCCGCTGTGCGAGCGGCTGGCCGCGGCGGGCGCGGAGCCGGTCCCGTTCCCGGTGATGGAAATCCGCTTTCTGAACGGCGTCCGCTGGCCGGCGCCGCTGGACAGCTTCGACTATGCCCTGTTCGTGAGCGTGAATGCCGTGACCGCCTTCCGTGCCCAGGCCGCGGGAGCGGGTTGGCCGGCGGGCGTGAAGACCCTGGCCATCGGCCGGCAGACCGCGGCGGCCATGACGGCGGCCGGCATCCCGGTCAGCCTGGCCGCGCCCTCCCCCTTCACCAGCGAGGCGCTGCTGGCGCTGCCGGACTTGCAGCGCCTGGCGGATTGTTCCATCGTGATACTCCGTGGCCGTGGCGGCCGGGAGCTGATCCGGGACACTCTGTGCCAGCGCGGGGCCCGGGTCGAGGCGCTCGAGCTCTACGAGCGGAGGCTGCCCGAGGCGGATTCCGCTGCGTTGCTGCAGCGCTGGCATAGTGGCGGGATCGATGCCGTGTTGGTGACCAGTAACGCGATCCTGGATAATCTGCTCGAACTGCTGGGCGAAGCCGGTCGCGAGTTGCTGCGGCGCACCCCGCTGATCGTTCCCAGCGAGCGCACCCGGGCCTATGCATCGCGCCAGGGCTGTGAACAGGTCAGGGTGGCGGACAATGCCACCGATGCGGCCATGGTTGCGGCGCTGGCGCGGCTCGCCGCTGACCGGGCCTCCGCCCACCACCCATCGGGAAGCTGA
- the hemC gene encoding hydroxymethylbilane synthase, with protein MSLTKLRIATRKSALALWQAEHVKTGLELHHPGLEVELVTMTTQGDRVLDSPLAKIGGKGLFVKELETALLEGRADIAVHSMKDVPVELPDGLELAQILDREDPRDAFVSNQYADWEALPQGAVVGTSSLRRQSQLRALRPDLEIRDLRGNVNTRLEKLDRGDYAAIILACAGLKRLGFAQRIRSELGPQVILPAIGQGAIGIECRSGDPEVQGLIAPLGHSHTAQRVAAERALNAALQGGCQVPIGGYAEIEHGVIVLRGLVGRPDGSEIVHGVISGRPEDGEELGRVLAEDLLSRGADAILKALYAEAQ; from the coding sequence ATGTCCCTGACCAAGCTCCGCATCGCCACCCGCAAGAGCGCGCTTGCCCTGTGGCAGGCCGAACACGTCAAGACCGGCCTGGAACTGCACCACCCCGGCCTGGAGGTCGAGCTGGTCACCATGACCACCCAGGGCGACCGGGTGCTCGACAGTCCGCTGGCCAAGATCGGGGGCAAGGGGCTGTTCGTCAAGGAACTGGAGACCGCCCTGTTGGAGGGACGTGCCGATATCGCCGTCCATTCCATGAAGGATGTCCCGGTGGAACTGCCCGATGGCCTGGAACTGGCCCAGATCCTGGACCGCGAGGACCCGCGCGATGCCTTCGTCTCCAATCAATATGCGGACTGGGAGGCGCTGCCACAAGGGGCAGTGGTGGGCACCTCCAGCCTGCGCCGCCAGAGTCAGCTGCGGGCCCTGCGCCCGGATCTGGAAATCCGCGACCTGCGCGGCAACGTCAACACCCGGCTGGAGAAGCTCGATCGCGGCGACTACGCCGCCATCATCCTGGCCTGTGCCGGCCTCAAGCGGCTGGGCTTCGCACAGCGCATCCGCAGCGAACTCGGGCCGCAGGTGATCCTGCCGGCCATCGGCCAGGGCGCGATCGGCATCGAATGCCGCTCCGGGGACCCCGAGGTGCAGGGCCTGATCGCGCCGCTGGGCCACAGCCACACCGCGCAGCGGGTCGCCGCCGAACGGGCCCTGAACGCCGCCCTGCAGGGCGGTTGCCAGGTGCCCATCGGGGGTTATGCCGAGATCGAGCACGGGGTGATCGTGCTGCGCGGCCTGGTCGGCCGCCCGGATGGCAGCGAGATCGTCCACGGGGTGATCAGCGGCCGGCCCGAGGACGGCGAGGAACTCGGCCGGGTGCTGGCCGAGGACCTGCTCAGCCGCGGTGCCGACGCCATCCTCAAGGCGCTCTACGCCGAAGCGCAATAA
- a CDS encoding uroporphyrinogen-III C-methyltransferase, producing MSENKDKPQPQGAPGSGSAASEGGGKPRSRGGRRRSPSAPSTAAGGASQAPAPTGGRYAGPLAILALLVGVGALVAGYFIWHEVQRQAGWQQEVLAQIDARNQALDNRVTAAVDRMEATLDEAVGARRGLQQDLADQQQSIAALERAFGVLRAQVGRSQEAWVLAEAEYLLHVANQRLQLARDVDTAIAALTSADQRLQELANAAYLPVREQISRELAGLRGVDVPDIDGIALRLQTLADSVDDLKVAGAQYRPTPRGAAADAGAEADAEAGSWRELPAALWGELRQLVAVRRNDEPVAPLLAPDQQFFLYANLRLQLDTARLAALRGNPELYRVSLRTARDWLAQEFDAGQPAVREARAELDALLAVELRPALPDIAGSLRLLRQELALIEAGRAAPEAASDEAAAEGAGNAP from the coding sequence ATGAGTGAGAACAAGGATAAGCCCCAGCCTCAGGGCGCACCCGGATCCGGATCGGCCGCGAGCGAGGGCGGCGGCAAGCCACGCTCGCGCGGCGGCCGCCGGCGCAGCCCTTCCGCGCCCTCAACTGCTGCCGGCGGCGCCAGCCAGGCGCCGGCCCCGACCGGCGGGCGCTATGCCGGGCCGCTGGCCATCCTGGCCCTGCTGGTCGGCGTCGGTGCCCTGGTCGCCGGCTATTTCATCTGGCACGAGGTGCAGCGCCAGGCCGGCTGGCAGCAGGAGGTGCTGGCCCAGATCGATGCCCGCAACCAGGCCCTGGACAATCGCGTGACAGCGGCGGTGGACCGGATGGAAGCCACCCTGGACGAGGCCGTCGGCGCCCGCCGCGGCCTGCAGCAGGATCTGGCCGATCAGCAGCAGTCGATCGCGGCCCTGGAACGCGCCTTCGGCGTGCTGCGGGCCCAGGTCGGCCGCAGCCAGGAGGCCTGGGTGCTGGCCGAGGCCGAGTACCTGCTGCATGTGGCCAACCAGCGGCTGCAGCTGGCGCGCGACGTCGATACCGCCATCGCCGCGCTCACGAGCGCCGATCAGCGCCTGCAGGAATTGGCCAACGCGGCCTACCTGCCGGTGCGCGAACAGATCAGCCGCGAACTGGCCGGCCTGCGCGGCGTCGACGTGCCGGACATCGACGGCATCGCCCTGCGCCTGCAGACCCTGGCAGACAGTGTCGATGACCTCAAGGTCGCCGGCGCCCAGTACCGGCCGACGCCGCGCGGTGCCGCCGCCGACGCCGGGGCCGAAGCCGACGCCGAAGCCGGCAGCTGGCGCGAGTTGCCCGCCGCCCTGTGGGGCGAACTGCGCCAACTGGTGGCGGTGCGGCGCAACGACGAGCCGGTCGCCCCGCTGCTGGCGCCGGACCAGCAGTTCTTTCTCTACGCCAATCTGCGCCTGCAACTCGATACCGCCCGGCTCGCCGCCCTGCGCGGCAACCCCGAGTTGTACCGGGTGAGCCTGCGTACAGCGCGCGACTGGCTGGCGCAGGAATTCGACGCCGGGCAACCGGCGGTGCGCGAGGCCCGCGCCGAGCTCGATGCCTTGCTCGCGGTGGAACTGCGCCCCGCCCTGCCCGACATCGCCGGTTCCCTGCGCCTGCTGCGCCAGGAACTGGCCCTGATCGAGGCCGGTCGGGCCGCGCCGGAAGCGGCTTCCGACGAAGCTGCTGCTGAAGGCGCGGGGAACGCACCATGA